One window of Trifolium pratense cultivar HEN17-A07 linkage group LG5, ARS_RC_1.1, whole genome shotgun sequence genomic DNA carries:
- the LOC123886545 gene encoding splicing regulatory glutamine/lysine-rich protein 1-like, which produces MITYHIKITLFVPCNEIKDVPSTSEVSSNTANYLPKVKVEGDETMVNDVAEIKFDDHENQLSDRDVETLRKSRRLPKPSMKALEAVVDKYEEETRSKSRRGVETPRKSRRPAKPSMKTLQGVVDKYEKETSRKRRQDVETLRKSRRPRKPSTKVLEAIVDKFEETSCKRRRDAETLRKSRRLSKPSMKALEAVADKYEKETRCKRRRGVEALRKSRRPAKPSTKALEDVVDKYEEDTRSKSRRGVETLRKSRRLPKPSTKALEAVVDKYEEETSCKRRRV; this is translated from the coding sequence ATGATAACATATCATATCAAGATCACACTCTTTGTACCATGCAATGAAATCAAAGATGTTCCAAGCACTAGTGAAGTCTCTTCTAACACTGCAAATTATCTTCCAAAAGTAAAAGTTGAAGGTGATGAAACTATGGTGAATGATGTGGCTGAGATCAAATTTGATGACCATGAGAATCAACTTAGTGATCGAGATGTAGAAACTTTGAGGAAGAGTAGAAGACTCCCAAAACCCTCAATGAAAGCATTAGAAGCTGTTGTTGATAAGTACGAAGAGGAGACACGTTCCAAGAGCAGGCGAGGTGTAGAAACTCCTAGGAAGAGTAGAAGACCCGCAAAACCATCAATGAAAACACTACAGGGTGTTGTTGATAAGTACGAAAAGGAGACAAGTCGCAAGAGGAGGCAAGATGTAGAAACTTTGAGGAAGAGCAGAAGACCCCGAAAACCATCAACAAAAGTATTAGAAGCTATTGTTGATAAGTTCGAGGAGACAAGTTGCAAGAGGAGGCGAGATGCAGAAACTTTGAGGAAGAGTAGAAGACTCTCAAAACCATCAATGAAAGCATTAGAAGCTGTTGCTGATAAGTATGAAAAGGAGACACGTTGCAAGAGGAGGCGAGGTGTAGAAGCTTTGAGGAAGAGCAGAAGACCTGCAAAACCATCAACGAAAGCACTAGAGGATGTTGTCGACAAGTACGAAGAGGATACACGTTCCAAGAGCAGGCGAGGAGTAGAAACTCTGAGGAAGAGTAGAAGACTCCCAAAACCATCGACGAAAGCACTAGAAGCTGTTGTTGATAAGTATGAAGAGGAGACAAGTTGCAAGAGGAGGCGAGTGTAA
- the LOC123886546 gene encoding uncharacterized protein LOC123886546, with product MLTTNLHRTFLYLKNLTFPPKPYQYPSPFSPHFCTNTSDSTTFAVSYLINNFGFSPQSASKHCSTYHLSFKTAQKPDSVITFFRTNGFSNSQLRDIIAKLPGLLSCNPSIRVLPKFQFLLSKGASNSDIVNLVSKNPRILSTSVENHIVPTYELLYRFLQSDMDIIASAIRYPALLCDHRVPHNITILVENGVADSSIAKLLRRNSWVLLKCEMLNLVEELKNLGFNPSKTTFGVALEAKLTVNKTLWKEKVDAFKKWGWSDEDAHEAFRKKPHCMLVSINKINLVMSFWVNQLGWDALALAKGPSVLSNSLEKSIIPRASVVQFLLKKGLRKKDASLTCPFVVSEQVFLDTCIKRFKEETSYLLKLYEEKLSLAQTRDKTGMS from the coding sequence ATGTTAACTACAAATCTTCATAGAACTTTTCTCTATCTCAAAAACCTAACTTTCCCACCAAAACCTTACCAATACCCATCACCATTTTCTCCACATTTTTGCACCAACACTTCAGATTCAACCACTTTTGCAGTCTCCTACCTCATAAACAATTTTGGGTTCTCCCCACAATCTGCATCCAAACATTGCTCAACCTACCATCTTAGTTTTAAGACTGCCCAAAAACCTGATTCTGTTATCACATTCTTTAGAACCAATGGTTTCTCTAACTCCCAACTTCGCGATATCATTGCAAAGTTACCAGGGCTACTTTCCTGCAACCCCTCCATAAGGGTATTgccaaagtttcaatttttactcTCCAAAGGTGCTTCTAACTCTGACATTGTTAACCTTGTCAGTAAGAATCCCAGAATCTTGTCTACAAGCGTGGAGAATCATATAGTCCCAACCTATGAATTGCTTTATAGATTCTTGCAATCAGACATGGACATTATTGCTAGTGCAATACGATATCCAGCTTTACTTTGTGACCATCGTGTGCCACACAACATCACAATCTTGGTTGAGAATGGAGTTGCAGACTCGAGCATTGCAAAATTGCTTCGGAGGAATAGTTGGGTACTCCTGAAATGTGAGATGCTGAATTTAGTGGAGGAATTAAAGAATTTAGGGTTTAATCCTTCAAAAACAACTTTTGGTGTAGCGTTGGAAGCCAAACTAACTGTAAACAAAACATTGTGGAAAGAAAAAGTCGATGCTTTTAAGAAGTGGGGGTGGTCTGATGAAGATGCTCATGAAGCATTTAGAAAGAAACCTCACTGTATGTTGGTAtccattaataaaattaatttagtgATGAGCTTTTGGGTCAATCAATTGGGTTGGGATGCGCTTGCCCTTGCAAAAGGACCGTCGGTTTTATCGAATAGTTTGGAAAAAAGTATCATTCCAAGGGCCTCAGTTGTGCAATTTCTGCTGAAGAAAGGTTTGCGAAAAAAGGATGCAAGCTTAACTTGTCCATTTGTAGTGTCTGAGCAGGTGTTTCTTGATACGTGTATAAAACGTTTTAAGGAGGAGACATCTTATCTATTAAAGctttatgaagaaaaattgaGTCTTGCACAAACCAGGGACAAAACCGGCATGTCATGA